A single region of the Gemella sp. zg-570 genome encodes:
- a CDS encoding holin family protein, with amino-acid sequence MNTTILNFKLIISSIGGVLGAFLGGMDGLIYALLAFSVIDYVTGIMCAIDKKELSSSVGFKGIARKIIIFSLVGVANILDVYSLGHVGVLRAVVIFFYLSNEGISILENASKLGLPIPEKLKSILSQLKEREEK; translated from the coding sequence TAATAATCTCAAGTATAGGTGGTGTTTTAGGAGCATTTTTAGGAGGTATGGACGGACTTATTTATGCACTTTTAGCATTTTCAGTAATAGACTATGTGACTGGAATAATGTGTGCAATTGATAAAAAAGAATTATCTAGTTCAGTAGGCTTTAAGGGAATAGCTAGAAAAATTATTATATTTTCACTAGTTGGGGTAGCTAACATACTAGATGTTTATAGTTTAGGTCATGTAGGAGTATTAAGAGCAGTGGTAATATTTTTCTACCTATCTAACGAAGGAATTTCAATACTAGAGAATGCCTCTAAATTGGGACTACCTATACCAGAAAAACTAAAATCAATATTAAGTCAACTAAAAGAAAGAGAGGAAAAATAA